The genome window GATCTGGCGGACCTGCAGGGCAAGAAGGTCTGCTTCGTGGACGTCGCCTCCACCTCGGGGTATCTGGTGCCCATGAAGGGGCTGCTGGACGAGGGCATCGACCTCGACGCAGATCTCGAAGCCGTCCTGGCCGGCGGACACGACGCCTCCCTGCTGTCCTTGGACTCCGGTGCCTGCGACGCCGCCTTCGCCCACGACACCATGCTGAACACGCTGGTCACCTCCGGTCAGATCGAGGAGGGCGCCGTGCGCCCCGTGTGGGAGTCGGAGCCGATCATCGAGGATCCGATCGCCCTGAACCTGGACACGATCGAACCCGACGTGGCCGAGCAGATCACCACCGCCCTCCGCGAGAAGGGCAACAAGCCCGCACTGGTGGAGGCCGGCATCTGCACCTCGGAAGAGGAGTGCGAGCTGCCAGAGGAGATCGGGTACGGCTACCTGCCCGTCGATGATTCCGATTTCGAACCCATTCGCGAGATCTGCGCCGCCACCGACGCAGACGCCTGCCACAGCATCAACTGACAGGACCCAGACCATGTCTGCCCAGAACACCACCCTGGACCGCCCCGCCCGCCATCTCGACTCGGCCCCGAGCACCGCCGTCCGCCTGCGGGACGTCACCAAGGACTTCGGCGGCGGAGTGCTCGGTCTCGACGGTGTCTCCCTCGAGTTCAACACCGGCGCCATCACCGCATTGCTGGGCCTGTCCGGTTCCGGCAAGTCCACCCTGCTCCGGCATCTCAATGGACTGCAGCGGCCTTCCGCCGGCACCGTCTCCGTCCTCGGCCAGGATGTGGCCTCCCTGCGCGGTGACTCCCTGCGGTCGCTCCGCCGGGAGGTCGGGGTGATCTTCCAGCACTTCAACCTCATCGGGCCCATGTCCGTGCTGGAGAACGTGTGCACCGGGCGTCTGGGGTCCCTGAAGGGCCCCCGGCTGTCCCTGATGATGTACCCCAAGGCGGTGCGTCAGGAGGCCCTGGACAAGCTGGATCGTGTGGGCCTGGCCGATCGCGCCTTCCAGCGTGCCGACACCTTGTCCGGCGGGCAGCAACAACGCGTGGCCATCGCCCGGGCACTGATGCAGCACCCCCGGATCCTCCTCGCCGACGAGCCGGTGGCCTCGCTGGATCCGGTTTCGGCCCGCGAGGTCATGTCCCTGCTCCAGGAGATCTCGGCCGAGAACCGCCTGACGGTCATCACCTCACTGCACCAGGTCCAGCTCGCCATCGATTTCGCCGAGCGCATCGTCGGGCTGCGCAGCGGCAGGGTCGTGCTGGATCAGTCCACCGACGGGTTGGACGCCGCCGAGGCCTCGAAGATCTACACCAGCGTGTCCGGCGTCGGGCCGAACGGCCTGGGCAGTTCAAGCAGTCCGGGCGGTCAGGACGGTCAGGACGACGGCGACCCCAGGCACGCGCACGGAGGCCACGCATGAACACGGTGACCGCCCCGGCGCCTCCCGCAGACCTTTCCCGCCGGCCCGCACCGAAGCCGAGGAACATTGCCCCCGCCGTGGTCCTGATAGCCCTGCTGGCAGCCGGGGTCTGGTCGGTGGACGCGGTGGGCATCAACGTCCAGGCCATCGCCAGCTCCCTGGACAATGCCGTGGCCTTCACTCAACGGATGTTCCCGCTGGACTTTCCTCCGCTGCCGGAGACCGTGGGGATGGTCCTGGAGACCCTCGCCATCGTGTTCCTGGCGACCTTTCTCTCCGTCGTCCTGTCCGTTCCGTTGGCCCTGGCCGCGGCCCGGGCCACTGCCATGGGACGCCTCTCCCAGGGGGCCGCGCGCACGCTGATCGTCCTGGCCCGGGCCGTCCCGGACCTGGTGTTGGCGATCGTGTTCCTGCGCCTGTTCGGCCTGGGCGCCACCGCAGGAATCCTCGCCATGGGCATCCATTCGGTGGGCATGGTCGCCAAGTTGTACGCGGACGCCATCGAGGAGCTCGACGACGGCCCGCGGGAATCGATCGAAGCTGCCGGCGGGCATCGGCGCCAGCAGATCGCCGCAGCCATCCCGCAGGTGCTCCTGCCGCAGATGGTGGCCACGGCCTTGCACCGGTTCGACATCAACCTGCGAACCTCCGTGCTGCTCGGCTACGTCGGCGTGGGCGGCATCGGCCTCGCCATCGCGGATGCGCTGCGGACCCTGGACTACCAGCGCGGCATGGCGCTGGCCTTGCTCGTGCTCGGCCTGTGCATCGCCATCGAACTGCTCTCCGGTGCCATCCGGGCCGCGATCATGAAACGATCCGGTGGCGCGGTGCGTGGGGGGACCTGGACTGACAAACTCTTCGCCGCCGGTGTCACCGGTGCTGACCGTGCGGCCGGCGCGGGTCCCACGGTGCGGCTGACTCCCCCGTGGACGGCCGCACGCGCCCAGCGGTTCCTCTCCAGTGCCCTCATCCTCGTTCTGTTGGCCGCCTCGCTCTGGCGAGTCGACAACTCACCGGAGGCCCTGTGGCAGGGACTGCTGTCCCTGCCCGAGACCCTCGGCCTGTTCCTGCCACCCTCCGCCGGTGGCACGTGGGACAGCGTGATGGAGCAGTTGCTGCTCACCGTCCAGATCGCGTTGGCCTCCACTCTGATCGGTGCGGTGCTGGCCGTGCCGATCGGCATCCTGGCCGCCAACAACGTGGTCGCCAACCGGGCCGTCAGGACCTTCTTCCGCGTCCTGATCGTGGTGGTGAGGGGCATCCCGGAGCTGATCCTGGCCATCATCTTCGTGGTCATCTCCGGGCTGGGCGGAGTGGCTGGCACCCTGGCCCTGGCCGTGGGTGCGGTGGGTCTGCTCTCCAAGCTCGTGGCCGACTCCCTGGAGGAGACCGATACCGAGGTCCAGGACGCCATGCGCACCGCCGGCGCCTCGGAGGCGCAGGTCTTCTTCGCTGCGACGCTCCGGCAGGCCGCTCCCGCGTTCATCGCCCACACGATGTACCTGCTGGACTCCAATATCCGCGCCGCCACCCTCCTCGGTGTCGTCGGCGCCGGCGGCATCGGCTTCCTGCTCCTGAATGCCTCCCGCGTGAACCAGTTCGACGTGGTGACCCTGATCCTGATCCTCATGGTCGTCGTGGTCCTGGCGGTCGAGGCCCTGTCCATGTGGCTGCGCCGGGCCGTCCGCTGATGCCCGCTGCAGGCACCCGATTCCACCCCCACCAGAAAGTGAGAACACCATGATTGAACTCGCCATCTTCGATATGGCCGGCACCACCGTCAATGACCGAGACGAGGTCTATCGCGTCCTGCGCGCATCCACCGAGCGATTCGGTGCGCAGTTCTCGGATGAGGAATTCCAGCAGTGGATGGGCACCGAGAAACGCTGGGCCATCACGAACCTGTTGCAGATCGGCGGGGTGGAGGCCGACGAGGCGCTCATCGAGGAGGCCTGGACCTGGTTCCGCACGGAACTGCGCCGGACCTACACCGAGCACCCCCCGGTGCCGCTGGCCGGCGTCGAACAGGCCTTGCGAGACCTCAAGGCGCGCGGCGTCAGGATCGGCCTGACCACCGGCTTCTCCCGCGAGATCACCGATCTGATCCTGGACGCGATCGGCTGGAGCGGGTCCGATCTCATCGATCTCTCCGTCGCCGGTGACGAGGTCCCGGCCGGCCGCCCCGAGCCGTTCCTGATCCAGGCCGTGATGGAACGCCTCGAGGTGTCCGAGGCAGCGGCCGTGATCAGCGCCGGCGACACCGCCGCGGACGTGGAATCAGCCCGACGCGCGGGCGTCACCTCCGTCGGCGTGCTCACCGGGCACCTGTCGCGCGCCGACTTCGAAGCGCTGGAAGCCGACCTCATCCTCGCCTCCGTGGCGGATCTGCCCGCGCATGTCGTGATGTCCGGAGCCTCCCGGTGAGGGAGACGGCCACGGCCGTCCTCTGGCGCGGCGGCGCGGAATTCCAGTCCGTCCAGGTGCCCCTGCCCCAACCTGGACCCGGCGAGACCCTGGTGCGGCTCACGGCTGCCACCGTCTGCGGCTCGGACCGGCACACCGTCAGCGGACGCCGCTCCTCGGCCTGCCCCTCCGTGCTGGGGCACGAGGGCGTGGGAGTGGTCCTGTCCACTCGAGGCGGTCACACCGTTCAGGGCCTACCCCTCCATGAGGGTGACCGTGTGGTCTTCGGCGTCACGAGTTCCTGCGGGCAGTGCGCCCCGTGCCTCCGTGGCCTCACGGCCAAGTGCACCACCGTGCAGAAGGCCGGTCATGAGCCGTTCGAGGGCGAGTGGCCCTTGTCCGGGACCTATTCCAGCCACATCCTCCTGCGCAGCGGCCAGGCCGTGGCCCAGGCACCCGCGGTCCTCCAGGACGGAGTGGCTGCGACCGCGGGGTGCGCGGTAGCCACCGTGATGGCCGTCCTCGAGCGTGCTGGTGAGTTGCGCGGCCGCCGGGTCCTGGTCAACGGAGTCGGCATGCTGGGTCTGGTGGCTGTCGCAGCGGCCCTCGACCGCGGTGCCTCCGAGGTCATGGCCGTGGACCCGAACGCGGACCGCCGCCGGCTGGCCGAGGGACTCGGTGCCGCGACCCGGCCTCCCGGGCGCGGGTCTGAGCCCGGGAGTCGAGGCACCGTGGACGTGTCCCTCGAGCTCTCGGGGGCGCGTGCCGGCATCCAGACCTGCATCGAGGCCTTGGGCATCGGCGGCACCGCCGTACTCGCCGGAAGTGTTGCCCCCGTGGACGCCGTCGAGGTGGATCCTGAATGGATGGTGCGTGGGTGGCGCACCATCACCGGAGTCCACAACTACGAGCCACGGCACCTGCAGGAGGCGGTCGACTTTCTGGGAACGGCGGGGCGAGCGCTGCCGTGGGATCACATCCTGGACGGGCCCATTGCCGCAGACCAGCTGGCCGCGGAGTTCCGCAGGACTGACGTGCAGCGGCTGCGCACCGTGGTAGCCCTATAGCCGCGGAGTCTCATGGTCACGTTCCACAGCCTCGGCGTCAGTCGTCTCGGGATCCACGCCCTCGGAGTCAGCGGCCTCGGCGGCCTTCTCCTTCCGTTCGGCGAAGGCCGCCTCGCCCGGGCCGGCGAACTCGCGGTTGCGTTCCACCGCGGTGATGGATCCGGTGAACACCGTGGAGTCGTCGCTGGACCGGGTCAGGGGCGTGGAGCCCGTGACGGCTGCGGTGGTCCCGGTGGTCGGCTGTTGACCCGTGACGGGATTGACCTGCGGTAGGGGGCTGGTGGGGGTCCGCGGTGGAAGCGCGGCAGCACCGGACGCCACGCCACCGGACGCGCCGCCGTCGTGATCCTGTCCCGCCGGCACCCCCGTGCCGGGCGCGGCTGCACCGGGGCTGACTGCGCCGGTCTCGGCGCCGAGGGGCGCCAGGGAAGGCGCCTGCACCGGCGTCTCGGCGAAGCGCTGCGCGTAGATCGCCTCGGGGTGCTCGCTGCGCAGGAAGTTGACGAGGTCCTCCCGCACGAGGCAACGCAGGTCCCACAGATCACCGGCG of Citricoccus sp. K5 contains these proteins:
- a CDS encoding phosphate/phosphite/phosphonate ABC transporter substrate-binding protein; the encoded protein is MKNVRRTSPTLRTAVIAATAAAAIPVLAACGSSGSADTLTFAAIPAESSASLESDYSNIAQLIEQETGINVEFQNASDYAAVIEGQRAGQIDIASYGPFSYVIAKDSGVNLDPVAAPTSDQDQAPAYTSLAYVAADSDIQDLADLQGKKVCFVDVASTSGYLVPMKGLLDEGIDLDADLEAVLAGGHDASLLSLDSGACDAAFAHDTMLNTLVTSGQIEEGAVRPVWESEPIIEDPIALNLDTIEPDVAEQITTALREKGNKPALVEAGICTSEEECELPEEIGYGYLPVDDSDFEPIREICAATDADACHSIN
- the phnC gene encoding phosphonate ABC transporter ATP-binding protein, whose protein sequence is MSAQNTTLDRPARHLDSAPSTAVRLRDVTKDFGGGVLGLDGVSLEFNTGAITALLGLSGSGKSTLLRHLNGLQRPSAGTVSVLGQDVASLRGDSLRSLRREVGVIFQHFNLIGPMSVLENVCTGRLGSLKGPRLSLMMYPKAVRQEALDKLDRVGLADRAFQRADTLSGGQQQRVAIARALMQHPRILLADEPVASLDPVSAREVMSLLQEISAENRLTVITSLHQVQLAIDFAERIVGLRSGRVVLDQSTDGLDAAEASKIYTSVSGVGPNGLGSSSSPGGQDGQDDGDPRHAHGGHA
- the phnE gene encoding phosphonate ABC transporter, permease protein PhnE, with the protein product MNTVTAPAPPADLSRRPAPKPRNIAPAVVLIALLAAGVWSVDAVGINVQAIASSLDNAVAFTQRMFPLDFPPLPETVGMVLETLAIVFLATFLSVVLSVPLALAAARATAMGRLSQGAARTLIVLARAVPDLVLAIVFLRLFGLGATAGILAMGIHSVGMVAKLYADAIEELDDGPRESIEAAGGHRRQQIAAAIPQVLLPQMVATALHRFDINLRTSVLLGYVGVGGIGLAIADALRTLDYQRGMALALLVLGLCIAIELLSGAIRAAIMKRSGGAVRGGTWTDKLFAAGVTGADRAAGAGPTVRLTPPWTAARAQRFLSSALILVLLAASLWRVDNSPEALWQGLLSLPETLGLFLPPSAGGTWDSVMEQLLLTVQIALASTLIGAVLAVPIGILAANNVVANRAVRTFFRVLIVVVRGIPELILAIIFVVISGLGGVAGTLALAVGAVGLLSKLVADSLEETDTEVQDAMRTAGASEAQVFFAATLRQAAPAFIAHTMYLLDSNIRAATLLGVVGAGGIGFLLLNASRVNQFDVVTLILILMVVVVLAVEALSMWLRRAVR
- a CDS encoding HAD-IA family hydrolase; this encodes MIELAIFDMAGTTVNDRDEVYRVLRASTERFGAQFSDEEFQQWMGTEKRWAITNLLQIGGVEADEALIEEAWTWFRTELRRTYTEHPPVPLAGVEQALRDLKARGVRIGLTTGFSREITDLILDAIGWSGSDLIDLSVAGDEVPAGRPEPFLIQAVMERLEVSEAAAVISAGDTAADVESARRAGVTSVGVLTGHLSRADFEALEADLILASVADLPAHVVMSGASR
- a CDS encoding zinc-binding dehydrogenase, with protein sequence MRETATAVLWRGGAEFQSVQVPLPQPGPGETLVRLTAATVCGSDRHTVSGRRSSACPSVLGHEGVGVVLSTRGGHTVQGLPLHEGDRVVFGVTSSCGQCAPCLRGLTAKCTTVQKAGHEPFEGEWPLSGTYSSHILLRSGQAVAQAPAVLQDGVAATAGCAVATVMAVLERAGELRGRRVLVNGVGMLGLVAVAAALDRGASEVMAVDPNADRRRLAEGLGAATRPPGRGSEPGSRGTVDVSLELSGARAGIQTCIEALGIGGTAVLAGSVAPVDAVEVDPEWMVRGWRTITGVHNYEPRHLQEAVDFLGTAGRALPWDHILDGPIAADQLAAEFRRTDVQRLRTVVAL